In Nicotiana tabacum cultivar K326 chromosome 21, ASM71507v2, whole genome shotgun sequence, one DNA window encodes the following:
- the LOC107827707 gene encoding uncharacterized protein LOC107827707 translates to METSTQLGEKYDKLFRENLIASEQMTVSSATEQLYTVFEGVRRNIVCLEEGTCSCGKFQMDELPCPHAWAVLKNQQLKPRQYCSFYYKKDKLLRTYEFPVNLMLDESLWVIPIEVMEDVVLPPKGRRNA, encoded by the exons ATGGAGACATCTACACAGCTTGGTGAAAAGTATGACAAACTCTTTCGGGAAAATCTGATTGCATCGGAGCAAATGACG GTGAGCTCTGCTACGGAGCAGTTATATACTGTGTTTGAAGGGGTAAGGCGAAACATAGTGTGCCTTGAAGAGGGAACATGCAGTTGCGGAAAATTTCAAATGGATGAACTTCCATGTCCGCATGCTTGGGCGGTTTTGAAGAACCAGCAGCTGAAACCTAGACAGTATTGCTCTTTTTACTACAAGAAGGATAAACTCCTTAGAACTTATGAATTTCCAGTGAATCTGATGCTAGATGAGAGTTTATGGGTAATCCCAATAGAGGTGATGGAAGATGTGGTCCTACCACCTAAAGGGAGAAGGAATGCATGA